Sequence from the Priestia megaterium genome:
AAGCCTATGTTAGCGGGCTAGCAGGAGAACGTTTTGCAGTTCGTAACAGCGGTGTGAACGTAGTGGTTGAAGGAATTGGCGATCATGGCTGTGAATATATGACTGGCGGACGTGTTGTCGTATTAGGCGATGTAGGTAAAAACTTTGGTGCAGGAATGTCAGGCGGTATTGCTTACGTATTTGCTGATGATCAAGAAGCATTCAAAAACCTTTGCAATAAAGACATGATTGGGTTTGAGAGCTTAAAAGGCGAAGAAGCAGAAGAAGTAAAAGAGATGGTTTCAAATCATCTGAAATATACGAACAGTCATAAAGCAGCATTTGTCTTGGAAAATTGGGAACAATCACTTTCAAAATTTGTAAAAGTGATTCCGAATGATTATAAACGCATGATGAATCGCATTGAAGAGCAAAAAGCAGCTGGACTAACGGAAGAAGAAGCAGCTATGAGTGCGTTTGAGGAAAATGCAAAACAAGAAAAGAAAGCATCGGCAAAACAACAAGAAGCGGTAGCTCAGTAAGAAAGGGGAGAGTACGATGGGAAAACCAACAGGATTTATGGAAATCAAACGTGAAAAAGGGAAGGAACGTGACCCGTTAAAACGTTTAGGTGATTGGAAAGAGTATGCTGCTCCTTTATCTGATGAAGCGCTAAGCCGTCAAGGGGCACGATGTATGGATTGTGGCACACCTTTTTGCCACATGGGAATGGATATTAATGCTTTTACTTCTGGATGTCCAATCTATAACTTAATTCCAGAGTGGAATGATTTAGTTTATAAAGGACGCTGGAAAGAAGCTTTAGAGCGTTTAATGAAAACGAACAACTTCCCGGAGTTTACAGGACGAGTTTGTCCTGCTCCGTGTGAAGGTTCCTGTACGCTTGCTATTTCAGATCCAGCGGTTTCGATTAAGAATATCGAACGCGCTATTATTGATAAAGGCTTTGAGAATGGGTGGATTACTCCGCGTATTCCCGAGAAAAGAACAGGCAAAAAAATTGCTGTTATTGGCTCTGGGCCAGCAGGCTTAGCAAGCGCAGATCAGCTGAACCAAGCGGGTCATTCAGTAACAGTATATGAAAGAGCAGATCGTGCTGGCGGTTTATTAACATATGGAATCCCAAATATGAAGCTAGATAAAGAAGTAGTGGAAAGACGTGTTCGTTTATTGACGCAAGAAGGTATTGATTTTGTAACGAATACGGAAGTTGGAAAAGACATTACTGCTGAAGAGTTAAAAGAACAATATGATGCTGTGATTTTGTGCACAGGAGCTCAGAAGCAAAGAGATCTAGTATTAGAAGGTCGTGAAGCAAAAGGAGTTCACTTTGCAATGGACTACTTAACAACTTCAACAAAAAGCCTTTTAGACTCTAACTTCAAAGATGGTCAATTTATTGATGCTGAAGGAAAAGACGTTATTGTTATTGGAGGCGGAGACACGGGAGCTGACTGTGTAGCTACTGCTCTTCGTCAAAAATGCCGCAGCGTTGTTCAGTTTGGTAAACATCCTCAGCTTCCTGCTGAGCGTACGGAAGATAATATGTGGCCTGAATATCCACATGTATTTAATCTTGAATATGCTTATGAAGAAGCACAGGCGAAATTTGGGGACGATCCACGTGAATATTCAATTCAAACGAAAAAAATCGTGGCAGATGAGCAAGGCAATCTAAAAGAACTTCATACGGTTCAAATGGAAAAAGTAAAAGGTGAAAATGGACAGTACATCTTTACCGAAATTCCAGGAACAGAAAAAGTATGGCCAGCTCAGCTTGTCTTTATTGCGATTGGGTTTGAAGGTCCAGAGCATCCGGTTCTATCAGCGTTTGGTGTTGAAACGAAAAACCGTCGCGTAGATGCAGCGTATGGAAATTACAAAACAAATGTTGAAGGTGTTTTTGCTGCTGGTGATGCTCGTCGTGGGCAAAGTTTAATTGTATGGGCTATTCATGAAGGTCGTGAAGTAGCTAAACAAGTTGATAGCCATTTAATGGGAGCAACTGTATTACCATAACAAAAAACCGTCACAATTGTGGCGGTTTTTTGTTTATCTAGGATTTGGTACTTCATTTCCTCTACGTAAATTTTCAAATGAAACGGTTAAAATCGTGTTGGTAATTCGAACTTGTGAAGCGGGGGAAACGCTGTATAAGTTAAAAAGTTCAAATATCCAGGGATCACGTTTTTTTAGCTGTCGCGCGGCTTTTTCGACGCGTTCGTTAATAGATCCGCTGTAATTGTTATAGTTATCATCAACAAACCTTACAATGGAACGAAATAAGTATTCTGTTAGTTTGCTATCCATCCCGCCTCGTTGAGCATCTCTGTAGATGGACTGATACTGGCGTTTTAAAATTTTCATCACTCTGTCTACATCGCGTGTTGATCTAACTTCCTCTTCTTCATGCAGGACATAAGAAAATAAGTCTTCATTGTATCTATAAGGTTCTAAATAATTTTCATTCGTAGTAGGAACCACTGGATGGTAGTAGCGTGGCATATAGGGGTAAACCCATTGACTGTACATGAAACATTCACACCTTCCTCGTTCATTTCCCATTAGTTTATGCACTAGAGTGCTAGCTACTGCATGTTTGTTTTAAATAAAATTTAGGAGTTTGATAATAGGACCACCCTCTAAATTCTTGATAAGTCGATGCAAAATAAATGTAAATCGGTGTATTTAGCAAGTCTGGATAATGTTGAAAAAACGCTTGGTCTCCGTAAAATATTGCTTCTAAAGCAAGCGGGAGCTCCCGGCGGAAAATGTGATAACGAAGCTGTGCTTGCTCGCGGCTGAACTCACCTCCGCTAACAAAAACTTCGCCTTGAATAACTGCTTGTCGGTCTGTTACGTGAAGAGCAGCTAGTACTTCATCACGCATATTTTCATCTATCGCCTTGTTGTTATATGAGCATCCGATGCTTAAAAAAAGCTGACCGGTTGTATCAGAATGAGTAAGAGTATATTTTCTTCCAGAAACCGGATAGGAGGAAGTAGCAGGGGGAATAAGAGTCGTAGAAAGTTTTGAAGAATTAAACGAACTCATAGTCATTGACACTCCTTTTTTTGAATAAATTTCAATATTATACGGCGCTATGGGCTCAGTTGTGATAAATGTCTACTTTCTTTCTGCAAGAAAGGCGTTTTGATGTACTTTTTGAGAAATGGATGGTAATATTTAACTAAAATTATGCGTGTACAGTCCCCCAAGATTGTCTTCAAAAGCAAATGTGAATGGAGGTTATCACTTGAATATCACGACGTTTGACGGTAAGTATGGAAACTGGTTAACGACTAAAAACCCTCTTCAATTTCAAGCAGCGACTGCCTATGGGAACATTGGGCTGGCTCCTATCTATTGGGGAACGAAAGAAGAAAAAAATGGATGGTATTACATGTATCAGCCTGAAGAAATAACGGGCGTTCAAGTAGAAGGTGAAGTTGACGGTGGTAAATTTCTCATTCGAATTCCTGATGACTGGAATGGAAAGTTAGTTATGTCAGGAGTTCCAGCTACCCGAGATGAGAAATCAACGGATTTACTGTTCAGCGACTATGTGTTGGCAAAAGGGTTTGCGTTTGCTGCTTCTGATAAAGGAACTCAGGGAGAAGAAGTGAGAGATGATCCATTTGCTAAAGCAAAGAACGCTCTAGTCAAAGAAGAAGACTCCATTAGAAAATGGCATATTCAATACCGAGAAGTGACAAAAATAGCTCAGAGATTTTTGTTTGAAAATTATCGTCACAAACTTCAAAAAGAATTGACAGAATATTTTGATATAAAAACGTATGCGTTAGGTATTTCTAATGGGGGTTATGTTGTTCGCTATGCTTTAGAAAACGATGGAAAAAATGGAGAGCCTCAGCTTTTTAATGGAGGCGTTGAATGGGAAGGGGTTATGTGGCGAGCTGATCACGATAACTTGATTACTTCCCTAACACCTGTTGTAAATCATGCCGAAGAAGCACTGTATACGGTAGGTGAATCGCAAAAAGAAGCTTTGCATCGTTTGTATCAAGCAGGGTTGCCAAAAGGATCTGAGTTTTTATGGCCATATCATGACCAGTATTATTGGTTTTTAACGCTTAATATATATAGAGATGAGTTTGACAGTCAAGCACCTAGAAGCATTCCATGGCAAAAATACTTGACGCTTTTTGAAAACGGAGTCAGAGATCGTTCGTTAGATTCTATTTTTGAAAAGTATGATTATCAAGAAAGGCCGCAAGATGTAAAGCAAAGAGTTCGTGAAATTGAAAATACAGGTGATATTTCCGTTCCGTTGATAAGCATTACAGGGTCGTTAGATGCTCTTATTTTTCCGGATATTCATGCTTATCCTTATGAACAACTGGTAAAAGATTCTGGTAAGCAGCACCTTCATCGTCACTATGTAATTGAAAATGGAAACCACATTGATAGCTTAGTATGGA
This genomic interval carries:
- the gltD gene encoding glutamate synthase small subunit, which gives rise to MGKPTGFMEIKREKGKERDPLKRLGDWKEYAAPLSDEALSRQGARCMDCGTPFCHMGMDINAFTSGCPIYNLIPEWNDLVYKGRWKEALERLMKTNNFPEFTGRVCPAPCEGSCTLAISDPAVSIKNIERAIIDKGFENGWITPRIPEKRTGKKIAVIGSGPAGLASADQLNQAGHSVTVYERADRAGGLLTYGIPNMKLDKEVVERRVRLLTQEGIDFVTNTEVGKDITAEELKEQYDAVILCTGAQKQRDLVLEGREAKGVHFAMDYLTTSTKSLLDSNFKDGQFIDAEGKDVIVIGGGDTGADCVATALRQKCRSVVQFGKHPQLPAERTEDNMWPEYPHVFNLEYAYEEAQAKFGDDPREYSIQTKKIVADEQGNLKELHTVQMEKVKGENGQYIFTEIPGTEKVWPAQLVFIAIGFEGPEHPVLSAFGVETKNRRVDAAYGNYKTNVEGVFAAGDARRGQSLIVWAIHEGREVAKQVDSHLMGATVLP
- a CDS encoding staygreen family protein encodes the protein MSSFNSSKLSTTLIPPATSSYPVSGRKYTLTHSDTTGQLFLSIGCSYNNKAIDENMRDEVLAALHVTDRQAVIQGEVFVSGGEFSREQAQLRYHIFRRELPLALEAIFYGDQAFFQHYPDLLNTPIYIYFASTYQEFRGWSYYQTPKFYLKQTCSS
- a CDS encoding alpha/beta hydrolase, translating into MNITTFDGKYGNWLTTKNPLQFQAATAYGNIGLAPIYWGTKEEKNGWYYMYQPEEITGVQVEGEVDGGKFLIRIPDDWNGKLVMSGVPATRDEKSTDLLFSDYVLAKGFAFAASDKGTQGEEVRDDPFAKAKNALVKEEDSIRKWHIQYREVTKIAQRFLFENYRHKLQKELTEYFDIKTYALGISNGGYVVRYALENDGKNGEPQLFNGGVEWEGVMWRADHDNLITSLTPVVNHAEEALYTVGESQKEALHRLYQAGLPKGSEFLWPYHDQYYWFLTLNIYRDEFDSQAPRSIPWQKYLTLFENGVRDRSLDSIFEKYDYQERPQDVKQRVREIENTGDISVPLISITGSLDALIFPDIHAYPYEQLVKDSGKQHLHRHYVIENGNHIDSLVWNHQIDPDRKLQPLLPYVYQGFELLCDWVENFEEPPKNKKISAPLKEMHVKDLKTEEDVLPLTTKKSISTEK